ACTGCCATACGTGATGGCGCAAAGAAAGAAGCCCTTCGTTACATTGTCATCTTTCCGTTAATCATGTTGGGTAGCTACCTTTTGCTGATGCTGTATTTCAGGTCAAAAGGAGGATACAAAGTTGTGCTGTTAGAAAATCGAACGACACAGGAGAATTAAATATGGCGGTAAATATAAAATATGGAGCAAGTACCTGGTTGTGGACTTCTCCATTCCAAACCTCATCTGTCGAAGAACTATTTTCTAAAATTTCGGCGCTCGGATTTGATGCGGTAGAGATTGCTGTCGAAGATCCGTCCCTGGTTGACGTAGAAACGGTACGTTTAGCGCTTCAGAAATATAAGTTAAAGGCGGTTGTTTGCGGTGCTTTTAGTGCTAGCCGTGATCTGACCAGTGAAGATCCAGATGTTCGGCAAAACTGTTTGAAGTATATTGAAACCTGCCTGGATTTATGTGTATCCTGGGGTGTTTCCATTTTTGCGGGCCCAATGTATTCTGCAGTAGGCAAAGCCAGGATGGTACCGCCAGAACAGCGTGAAAAGGAATGGCAATTAGCCGTTTTTAACCTGCGGATTGCTGCTGAAATGGCTGAATCTAGGGGAGTACGTTTGGCTATAGAACCGCTTAACCGATTTGAGTCGGATTTGGTAAACACTGCCGAAGATGTACTGCGCCTGGTAAAGGATATTAACCATCCTTCAGCGGGAATATTGCTCGACGGATTTCACATGGCCATAGAGGAAAGGAATATAGAAACTGCGATTAAGTTGGCTGGTGATCAGCTGCTGCACCTGCAAGTTTCAGAGAATTACAGGGGATCACCTGGTACAGGACAAACACCCTGGGCTGCCTATAAGGCAGGACTAGAAGCTATAAACTACCAGGGGATAGTCTCGATAGAGAGTTTTACACCAGCAAACCAGGATTTGGCGGCAGCCGTATGTATCTGGCGTCCATTTGCTGATAGTCAGGATGATTTTGCCAGAGAAGGACTTGAATTTTTAAAATCACATTTCAATAAATAATGGAGCAAAGAAAAATAAACATTGCCATAGTAGGCCTCGGTTTCGGTGCAGAGTTCATACCGATTTACCAGAAACATCCCAATGCTAACATGTATGCCATTTGTCAAAGAGATGTGGAGAAACTTAACCATATCGGGGATGCCTTTGGCATTGCTAAAAGGTATACCGACTTTGACGAATTACTGAAAGATCCGGATGTAGATGCGGTACACATCAATACGCCGATCCAAAATCATGCTGAGCAATCGTTAAAAGCGCTTAGGGCAGGTAAACATGTAGCATGTACAGTTCCTATGGCTACCAGTGTAGAGGAGTGCCGGCAAATTGTTGCAGCGGTTCAGGAAACAGGATTAACTTATATGATGATGGAAACGGTGATCTACAGCCGTGAATTTTTATTTGTAAAGGAGCTTTATGAAAGCGGTGAGCTGGGCAAACTACAATTTTTACGGGCCTCGCACCAACAGGAAATGGCTGGGTGGCCAGGGTATTGGGAGGGTTTGCCTCCAATGCATTATGCTACACATTGTGTTGCACCAGTTCTGGCATTGGCCAAAGCCGACGCCGAATATGTATCTTGTTTTGGTTCAGGAACAATTGATGCACATCTAATCTCTAAATATGGATCCCCATTTGCTGTGGAAAGCTGTCATATTAAATTTAAAGACTCAGATCTGGCGGCTGAAGTAACCAGGTCATTGTTCAATACAGCAAGACAATATAGGGAGAGCTTTGATGTTTATGCATCGAAAAAGAGCTTCGAATGGACGCTGATAGAGCACGAGCATTCCGTGATTCATACCGGTGAAACTCCTCAAAAAGTAGCCATTCCAGATTATGCACATTTGCTCCCAGAAGAGATACAGCACTTTACTACTGGTGGTGTGTACGATGGAGAGAACAATCAGCACTTGTCATTTATTCAGGGAGCTGGCCATGGTGGCTCTCACCCTCATCTGGTACACGAGTTCATCTCTGCATTGATCCAGGAGCGTGTACCTTTCCCTGATGCAAGGCAATCGGCAAATATTACCTGTGTAGGCATCCTTGCCCACGAAAGTGCGATGGAAGGCGGTCAGAAAATAAAACTCCCAGACTTCACAATCTCTTAAATCGGAACTTATTTAAAATGGGGTTCAGACAGCCGTTTGTAAAAATAGCAGCTGTCTAACCCCTTATTAATTATGAATGGACAGACAACGAATACTCAAAATGAAAACCATGCAATCGAAGAACTGCTGACTGCATATGCTCTGGCAATAAATAAAAACAGTAGGGATTTTTTCGTTCTTTTGTCCAATCAATATTAGTAATCGATATTTCCATTCTCCAGATGAGCGATACGGAATATTTCTCTGGAAATGATGGCAATATTTTCTTTTAGCTCATCCAAACAGCAATTTATTGTGCCTATAGGAACGGGCAAGCCTATAATTTCTTCCAGAAATTCTATTTTTAATGAACATCCGGGTGCATCTTCTGCGCTACCCTTTAAAAGTAAAAAAATTTCGGTGGCTTGCTTTTTATCCCGGCCAAGAGAAAATTTGCCATAGGTAATTTTTCCACCCGGTCCCTGAAGGCTGATATTGATGGTGAAACGGGTTTCCATAGCTAAACTATTGTATTTTTTCTAAAGGGATTTCAATACATTATTAATAAAAAGTGCCGCAAAATGCGGCACTTGAGAGTTTACTGTATTTCGATCTGTCTGGAGATCGCTTTGGCTTCTTCTTTTTTGGAATATTGAGTTTGAGTATGCCATCTGTATAAGCGGCCTCGATACGCTCTACATCAGCACTTTCTGGAAGGGTGAATGCCCTGCTAAATGAAGAATAGCTATATTCCCTTCTGTTATAGGTTTTACCCTCCGTATTATTTTCGGTATGCTGTCCCGTAGAAATTGTCAGCATATCCCGCTCTACCGATACCTTGAAATCTTCTTTTTTTAATCCAGGTGCCGCCAGTTCGATGTGGTATTCTTCATTAGACTCGGAAATGTTGACTGCAGGTACGCTGCTTAAACGACGGTCGTTAAAAAAGGTATCCCCTAATACGGATTCAAAGATATCATTAAAGCCTGGCAATAATGAACTGTTCTTTTTTTCTGGATTGAATTTAACCAATGTCATAGTGTTTTCTCCTTTTAATGTTTTAATAATAAATGGACTATAAATCAATTAATTTAACGTTTTAACCTTCTTTCAAAGGTTACACCTCAAGGGGATCAAGTGCTGTGCCAAGGCGCTTACAACGGTCTGGCAAACGGTTTTTACTGAAAAAATTTCATTTTTTATGAAATTTTTTCAGTGCATTTGCTGAAGTTTTTTCAGTTTTGGCTATGTGGATCAACACTATTGGTGAGCAGGTGGGGACAGAATGATTACAAGGTTATTTTGGCGTTTTGAGCGAAGCTGGCCTGTAAATTGGTTCAGGCCAGCTTGTTCTATTATTCAGAAACCGCTTGTGCGTTTACTGCTCCCACTGCAATTTCAGTTAGCGTAACGTCTGTTGCTTTTTCATTTTCCAGTGTTTGGCTCAAAAGGTCCACAATATCATCACGGCCAATGTTTTGCGCAAATACCCGCAAGGTTCCATAAGTGGCAATTTCATAGTGTTCTACCTTTTGTGCTGCTAAAATGAGCCCGGCATCACGTATCATCGTTCCCTTATCTGTGTCCGAAATAATCCCATTTGCTTCTTCCAGAAGCCCAGCCATCGCATCACATTTTTTTGCAACAGGTTTTTCTTCCAACAGTTCAAATACTTCTTCAAGTGTTGCAACATGTCCCTCTGTCTCTACCGCATGTTTTTCAAAGGCTGCCGCAAGTTCGGGGCTTGTTGATGCCTTTTGAAGTTTCGGTAACGCTTTCGCCAAGTGTTTTTCTGCCCAATAAATATCCTTTAACTCATCAACAAAGAATTCATGAAATTCAGTGTCCTCAATTTTTCCGGTTTTTGCTGCGCTCTTAGCAGCTGCTTTTGTACTTGCCATAATTACTGTTTTTTAAAAGGTTGATATCTAATGAACAAGGCGAGTAAGCCAATGGTTTTGACCAATCGAAATATTAAATGATAAACCAATTGAAATGGCTGATGTCGGAGATTGAGCCAATTCTGAAAAATACCTGTGGCAAAAAAATGCCAATGGTACTAAAACTGCTGCAAAAGAAAGTTTTGGAAGACTTAAAAGGGAGTTATATTTGTTGGGGAAATAGATGATGTGATTAAATACATCATTTAATTTAATATCCATTTGATAATAGCAGATCATTAATCATTCAGTATACCATTCATGCAACTCTCCAGATTCATCGTAGTTCTTTTACTTGTTTTTTTTAGCCTGGCCATTAAGGCTCAAAATGTTACCATTAAAGGTATTCTTATCGATCAGCAGACCAAACAGCCGCTCGAATATGCCAGTATGGCGCTCTTAAAAAAAGCAGATTCGACAGTAGTTGGAGGTGTATTAACCGGGCCAAACGGATCATTTGAGATCAGTAAGCTGCAGATTGGCCAATACGTACTGAAAATAGCTTATATTGGATACAAGAACAGGTTTATTCCTGTAAACATTAACGATACAAGAATGGTTAACCTAGGTTCGGTTACGCTCACACCAACGAGCGAGTTGTTAAACCAGGTGAACATTAGCAGTGGAAAGGTTAATGCCTCCAATAAAATCGATAAACAATCTTATCGCGCAGACCAGTTTGAAAGTGCAAAAGGTGGAACTGCAATTGATGTATTGAAGAACCTGCCTTCTGTCGCGGTTAACGGAGAGGGGCAGATTAGCGTTAGGGGATCGACCGGATTTCTTGTCCTGGTAAATGGCAAACCAGTACTTACTGATGCACAGACTGTTTTAAGCCAGTTACCTGCCAACAGCCTGGAGAATATAGAACTGATTACCTCTCCCTCTGCAAAATATGATCCCGATGGAAAGGCGGGTATTATCAATATCGTTACCAAGAAAGGTGCTAACGACGGATTTACCTTGACCGCCAATGCCCAGGCCGGACTTCCAAGTACCACCGACTATGACAACAAGGAAAAGCCCAAGCGCTTTGGTGGCGATGTTACGCTGAATTTCAGAAAAGATAAATGGGATATTTCTGTTGGTGGAAATTACCTTAGAAATGATAATGCGGGCTACCGTGAAGGAGATGTGTACACCAAGAATTTTACCAATAATACCATTACACGTTTTCCTTCTAACGGTGAGCGGAGTTTTGATAAATATAACTACGCAGGCAGATTATCTGCCATTTATGCTCCAAACAAAAACAACTCCTTTTCTGTTGGCTTTTTCAGTGGGAAGCGTTACCAGGCGCGATTGGCAGACCTGGTTTACACCAATAGCACGTCAGATCTTTTAACAGGGGTTCCCATTAGATCAACCACTTATTACAACTCTAACCTGCAAACAAAGGAAGGTACTTTTACACTGGGCAATCTGGATTATACCCATACTTTTGCAGATAAATCCTCATTGACAGCTTCGTTATTATATGAAAATGCTAATCTTTATGGCAATACCAGGAACAGGAATCTGGGATATCCCAATACAACAGACACGATTCAGTATGTTTTTAATCCCTATAAGAACCCGATTAATGGCTACAGGTTTAAGTTAGATTACGCTGTTAATGTTGGTAAAGGGAAATTCGAAAGCGGTTATCAGTTCAGGTATGATACCCAGGATGGACAGTTCGATTATTTTGTAAGCCCTGCGATTTCGCAGCCGGATGCCAACCGGTTTAGAGGGACTGCCGGCGCAAAGAACCAGATCCATTCGGTTTATTCGCAGTATTCTGGAAAAGAGGATAAACTGGAATATATTGGAGGACTGCGTTACGAATATGCCACCAGAAGGTTAAATCTTTCTTACGATCCTGCAGTACATAAGCTTAACCTTTCCAATCTTTTTCCTTCTTTAAACCTGCTTTATAATATTAACGACGGATTGAAACTAAAGGCTGGCTATTCCAGAAGAATTCAGCGTACCAATAACTATGAGCTTAACCCTATACCCGAACGAGAACACTCAGAAACATTAGAACAGGGCGATCCAGACCTAAAGCCGTCTTTTATCGATCTTGTAGAACTCGGACTGACCAGAAACTTTAAAAAAGGATCTTTTTTTTCAACCCTCTACTATCAGAACATCAAAAATCCTATACAGCGCGTAAATAGTGTTTATGCCGATACGATCCTGAACAGGGTATTTACGAATGCAGAAAAAGCACGTTCCTTTGGCCTTGAGCTGGGAGCCAATCTACAGCCAGTTAAATGGTGGTCTCTATACCTGGGAGGCAACGTTTATAATTATAAGGTATCTGGAGATTTAAATGTACTGGGTAGCAGTTCGGTAATAAATAATGCTAACTGGGTATTTTCTATAAACGCCAATACCAGTTTCAAACTGAGCAAAACCTGGAGTGTGCAGGGAAATGTGAATTATTTATCGAAGCGGCCAACTGCACAGGGCGAAGATTCGAAGTTTCTGGTTCCGAATACCGCTGTTAAGAAAACATTTATGGATGGACGTTTTTCTGCAACGCTGCAATGGCAGAACATGGATCTTGGCATGAACCAATCGAACAGGCAAAGGATAACAACATTCGGAAAAGACTTTTATACTACCACCAACTATATTTATGAAACCGATGTTTTTTTACTGAATTTCAGCTTTAACCTAAATAAGCTTACCGGTAAAGCTAAACTTCCTACCAGTGAATTTGGTGATAAAGAATTTTAAGCTCTTGATAGGTGGGTATTTTTGGTATTATTATTAATAATATGGACTTGCTAAATGGTAATGAGAAGTGAATTCAAGGTGTAAACCGGGTTATATCTGTATTGTTATAATCTTTTTTTTGCCTTGCAGAAACTGTGTGTTTAGCCCTGGGCGAAGCGACATCCCTGAAGCGTAGTGAAGGATATAGCAGAGAACGGGAACAGACTTAAATTTTGCTAAGCCAGTACGCTCCAAAAAATGCTTAACATATAGTTTTTGGGAAAGCAAATGTAACATGCTTCGGTTTAGGCAGTCCTTCTTTCCGCTTTTATCTTTTTGTGAATGTTATTGCTCGGTTGTTTATCTGCGCAACAAAAAGGATAGCCGCAACAATAAGGTTTATTTGGCAGCAGGCAGTACCAAAAAATAGATGAACCCCTGATTTGACCCTGCATGCCATTTTAGTTCCAATATTTTATAAAAACCGGTGAGGGAGAACGTTCTCGATCAATAGTATGTTTCTATGATGATGTGCCATGATCTACGGTGATAATTGTTAAAAATTGTTAAAATATTTTGAAAAAAATACAACTTTTTTTTGTTTTGGGGCCTAATCAGATAACAAGATCAGAAAGCATTTTTTAGAGCAATTATTAATATTTTGGTTTAGATTATGTCAGTACAATTACTACCCAAACCCTTGCGAAAAGGTTTATTTCGCACATTTTTATTATTAACTTTTTTTGCTGCAACGAAACCCCTTCATGCGCAAAATCATGATGCCCCGAAAGAGACATCGGGATTTACGGCCAAGCTGGTCAACATCGAATCGGCTGTTAACGAGCCGTTCCGTTTTTCAGCTTCGCTGCACAATGGAACAGCTACTCAACAAGTTTATGAACTCAAGTCTGAATTGCCTATAGGGTGGCAGATTAGCTACCGTGTAGATGGCAGTCAGGTTACTTCTGTTAACTTAGCAAGTGGCCAAACGCGTGAAATAGCCATCGAAATTACTGCATCAGGTAACGCTGCTGTTAGGAAATACATTATTCCTATCAAAGCCGTATCATCTTCGCTGACATTGCCGTTGCAACTGGAAGCTGTTGTTAAGGGATCTTATGGTGCCAGCCTTAGTACGCCGAGCGGAAGGTTGAGTGAAGAGCTTACGGCCGGTTCTCATAAAGATATTGAGCTTGAATTGCATAATACAGGCACCTTGCCATTATCCTCGCTGAGTATTTCTTCTCAACTGCCAACCGGATGGGAAGCAACTTTTTCGCCAAGCCAAATTGAAAGGTTGGATGGCGGGAAGAAAGTAAGCATTAAAGCGACGCTAAAAGTGCCAGATAAAACAATTGCAGGAGATTATAGTGCCACTTTTACGCTTGGAGGTAACAACACCAACGCTCAGGCAGCCTTTAGAATCTTCGTTAAAACCTCTGTACTTTCTGGCTGGATTGGTATACTCATTATCGCCTTGGCAATTTCAGTAGTATATGTGCTCATCCGTAAATACGGTCGTAGGTAACCATTTTTTAAGAAACCTTAAAATCTTCAACCAAAAAGATGGAACCTATCATAGATTTAAAGAACCTATGCAAAAGTTATGGTTCGCATGTTGCCGTTGATAAGCTTAACCTAAAGATTTCCCAAGGCGAAATATTTGGGTTACTGGGGCCGAACGGTGCAGGTAAAACAACCAGTATACTCATGATGCTCGGCCTAACTGAGCCCGATAGTGGCTCGGCCATTGTTTGTGGCCATGATGCCACAAGAGATCCGATTGAAGTAAAACGAAAGGTGGGTTATATGCCCGATAACCTGGGCTTTTATCCGCAGTTAACTGGTCTTGAAAACCTGATATATATGGCAAGGCTTAATGGCTTGGCCGAAAAAAGCATCGTCGAAAACGCCCGTAGGGTAATGGAATTGGTAGGGTTGAAGGCCGCTTCAGATAAGCCTGCCTCTAATTATTCACGGGGTATGAGGCAAAGGCTGGGGCTGGCTGAAGTGCTCATCAAAAAACCGAAACTGATTATCCTTGACGAGCCTACTTTAGGACTAGACCCGAACGGTGTAAAGGAGTTTCTTGAACTTATCAAATCGTTGCAACAGGAGCAGGGCTTAACTGTACTGCTTTCATCACACCACCTTCACCATGTTCAGCAAGTGTGTGATAGGGTAGGTATATTCGTGGATGGAAAGTTGCTTGCTACTGGAGATCTGCCTACACTCTCCTCTGAGCTCTTCGGAAGCACGGGTGTAGAAACCAATATTCGGCTCACCAAAGTACCAACAGCTATTGATGTAATAAAGGATAAATTTAGTACTTATCCAGAATTTAATAGCCTTAATAGTAGCGGTGCGAACCTGCAATTTAATACCACTCAGAATATTATCCCAAAACTCATTCGCGGGCTTATTGAATTGGGAGCAGATATTGAAGCTGTAAGCCAAAAACAATACGGACTAGATGAGATTTATGAAAAATATTTCGAAAAAAACACAAATTTAATCCCAGAGCATGAAAGCGCTTAGCGAAAGCCATTTTTGGGCAACAAACAAAAATAATTCAAAGGAAACTTACCAGCTTAGTCCTTTTAAGGTGATGGTGAGAAAAGAGGTGTCGGACCACGTGCGTAGCTGGCGTTTTATCCTGCTGCTTGCGCTGGTGGTGCTTACATTTTTCGCTTCATTGTACATTTCCATGTCTAACATCCGGGCAGCCTTTACCAATGTCAATGACCCCGATCATGCATTTTTTTACCTTAAGTTGCTTAGTGCTACAGACGGATCTATGCCACCTTTTCATATCCTGATGAGTTTTTTAGCACCATTGCTTGGTATCACTATGGGCTTCGATGCGATTAATTCTGAACAGAACAGCGGCTCATTGACGAGATTGTTGGCCCAACCTATATACCGCGACAATATCCTGTTAGCTAAATTCTACAGCGCAATGCTGATTATCGCGACGCTATTTATTTCCCTTACATTGCTGATGATCGGCGGGGGACTGTTCCTTACCGGGGTAAGGATTGAGCCTCAGGAACTCTTGAGAATTCTTGGCTTTGCGGTACTCACCATGGTTTATGTTGGTTTTTATTTAAGCCTGTCTATCATGCTTTCTGTCGCCTTTCGGCATGCGGCTACCTCAGCCTTAACTGCCCTGGGAATCTGGCTGTTTTTTACGGTGTTTTATCCGATTGTAGTTAATCTGGCTATTAGGGCCTTTTTACCAGATGCTGCTTATCTAACTCAAAGTGAAACTATGGCTTATAATGAATTGATTATGAATGTTATGCGTGTTGCCCCTGGGCAGTTATACAGTGATGGCGCAACTACCATGCTTATGCCATCTATCAGAAGTTTAGGGCCAATGAGTATGGAGCAGCTTTCCGGTGCCATTCCATCGCCACTTCCGTTACGGGAGAGCCTGATGATTGTGTGGCCACAACTTACCGGGCTTCTGGCAGGTAGTATCGCCTTTTTTGCACTGTCTTATTATCTTTTTATGCGCAGGGAAATCAGAAGTTAATATGAGGGGATGAATCAGTCTGTATTTTTGCTTAATTCCTAATTACAGATCGCATATATAGTTGCCTAAAACTATATAAACCAGCTTAATGTGTTGCTTAGGTTATTTAATTTTGCAAACAAGCACCAGATCGGTGATGATTAAACCATCCTTATCTGGAGAACTATAGCGTTTTAAAATGAGGGTTTCAAAGTTATTCTCCCTGAGTGCAGTAGATAAGTAATCTTCCTTATGGTAATTTACATATACTTGGTCGCCTGTACTGGATATTTGATACCTTGATTTATTATTTTCGTCTTCCTCCATGGTGCTCAGATAAAAAACACCATTTGGTTTTAACAATTTCGAAACATTTGCAATTAGATTAATGGCTTCTTGCGGGGTTAAATAGGGCAGACAAAAGCCGCAGGTAATCCCGTTAAATTTCGTTCTTATGGTGTCAATCTCTCGGCAGTCCATAAGTTGGAATTGAGCTTTAGGATTGTTGATCTTGGCAAGTTTGAGCATTTTTGATGACAGATCGATCCCCAAAATTCGGTAATCAGGTTTCTTATCCAACAGGAATTTGGTGATGTTTCCAGGGCCGCAGGCAATATCCAAAATACTGGCATTGTTTGCCGATATATTATCGAAAAAGACTTTGAATGCTTCGGTATATAAGCTAACATCCATAAATTTTTCCTGGTATATTTTTGCTGATTTGTTAAATGCTTCAGCAGCTTTTAATATTTTCATCCCTTCATCAGATTGTAAATAATAGAATTAAAAATGGCGTATATCCGTTGTTATATTTTTTTGTTTTCGCTTGATCGGATCCTGCTCAGCGTTTCCAGCCGTAAGCCAAGGAACGAAGCAATATATCGGAGCGGTACACGGTTAATCATCCAGGGAAACGCCTGAAGCAGATGTTTATAGCGGCCAGTAGCAGATGGAATCTGGCAGATAAAACCCCTGTCATATGCTGCTCTGTAATAAAGCTCCATAATCTTTCTCCCAATGATGTTCGCTTCTGCAAAATTTTCATAAAGCATAGTCGAGAGTTCATGAGGTATGGCAATCAAATCTACATCCTCTATTGCCTGGAGGTATTCGTCTGATTCTGCTGCAGTCCAAAGATTGCGGATGGTTCCTACTATTTCATATTCCTGGCATATCCATGAAGTAATCTCGGTTCCCGAGTCCTTGTAAAATCCCCTTACTACTCCTTTTAAAATCAGGTAAAGATATCTATTGCGGTCTATTGGGGAAATAATATATCTGTTTTTACGGAAACTCACCGGAAAGGTGAGGGCATCGATAAGTGCCTCCATTTCTGTTGTTAGCGGGTGAAAGGTATTGTATAGGGCAATAAGTGGAGAAACGCCGTTATAAGAGTCCCATTTGCTGTTTTCTTGTGCTCCGGCCATGATATAGTAGTTTAGCTTTTTCAGATAGCATAATAAAAGTAATTAAAAGACCAAACTTTTCAAATTTTCGCGTTTAAGATTAGCCTGTTAAGCTGATCATTTTGCTGGCACCTGTACCTTTTTATTTACTGTTTTTAAAAGGTTGATTGCAAAAAAAAATATCCTGTTTTGAACCTCTTGTTTGGTCTGCAATTAGACCATGTATTGCAATTTAACACTTATTACGTTCAAAATAGATGATATTATTATCGAAGTTGCCCTGGTAAGGATTCCCTTTTGCTCGAAAACCATTGGCTACAAGAAAACGCTGACTGCTGGGGGTAGCTGTTGTAGAAAATACAATACCATGGTGATAACTGATTTTTTTGAGTAACATTCTCTTTAATGTGCTGCTGATTCCCTTTTTACGGACCGATTCGCGGGTGAAGGAATAACCAATCTCTAAAAACGGTTTATCTATGTTCGTAATAATTCCAGCTTTTTTATACACTTCTTGCAGGTAAGAAATAGTAGGCCTTTTAATAGCCGAAATGCCAACCAGCTTTTTGCCATTGTAGCAGAATGCAAGAAACGCTGCATTGAAAATCTTTAAGGGCAGATCAACAGGCGAAACTTTATTTCCCTTTCTCAATAGTAAATAAAAGTGATGGAGCTGGATCATCGAACAATCGCATGGCCTTTTGATTTCAAAGTAG
The nucleotide sequence above comes from Pedobacter riviphilus. Encoded proteins:
- a CDS encoding sugar phosphate isomerase/epimerase family protein → MAVNIKYGASTWLWTSPFQTSSVEELFSKISALGFDAVEIAVEDPSLVDVETVRLALQKYKLKAVVCGAFSASRDLTSEDPDVRQNCLKYIETCLDLCVSWGVSIFAGPMYSAVGKARMVPPEQREKEWQLAVFNLRIAAEMAESRGVRLAIEPLNRFESDLVNTAEDVLRLVKDINHPSAGILLDGFHMAIEERNIETAIKLAGDQLLHLQVSENYRGSPGTGQTPWAAYKAGLEAINYQGIVSIESFTPANQDLAAAVCIWRPFADSQDDFAREGLEFLKSHFNK
- a CDS encoding Gfo/Idh/MocA family protein; translated protein: MEQRKINIAIVGLGFGAEFIPIYQKHPNANMYAICQRDVEKLNHIGDAFGIAKRYTDFDELLKDPDVDAVHINTPIQNHAEQSLKALRAGKHVACTVPMATSVEECRQIVAAVQETGLTYMMMETVIYSREFLFVKELYESGELGKLQFLRASHQQEMAGWPGYWEGLPPMHYATHCVAPVLALAKADAEYVSCFGSGTIDAHLISKYGSPFAVESCHIKFKDSDLAAEVTRSLFNTARQYRESFDVYASKKSFEWTLIEHEHSVIHTGETPQKVAIPDYAHLLPEEIQHFTTGGVYDGENNQHLSFIQGAGHGGSHPHLVHEFISALIQERVPFPDARQSANITCVGILAHESAMEGGQKIKLPDFTIS
- a CDS encoding Hsp20/alpha crystallin family protein, which translates into the protein MTLVKFNPEKKNSSLLPGFNDIFESVLGDTFFNDRRLSSVPAVNISESNEEYHIELAAPGLKKEDFKVSVERDMLTISTGQHTENNTEGKTYNRREYSYSSFSRAFTLPESADVERIEAAYTDGILKLNIPKKKKPKRSPDRSKYSKLSSAAFCGTFY
- a CDS encoding ferritin-like domain-containing protein — protein: MASTKAAAKSAAKTGKIEDTEFHEFFVDELKDIYWAEKHLAKALPKLQKASTSPELAAAFEKHAVETEGHVATLEEVFELLEEKPVAKKCDAMAGLLEEANGIISDTDKGTMIRDAGLILAAQKVEHYEIATYGTLRVFAQNIGRDDIVDLLSQTLENEKATDVTLTEIAVGAVNAQAVSE
- a CDS encoding outer membrane beta-barrel family protein, with protein sequence MQLSRFIVVLLLVFFSLAIKAQNVTIKGILIDQQTKQPLEYASMALLKKADSTVVGGVLTGPNGSFEISKLQIGQYVLKIAYIGYKNRFIPVNINDTRMVNLGSVTLTPTSELLNQVNISSGKVNASNKIDKQSYRADQFESAKGGTAIDVLKNLPSVAVNGEGQISVRGSTGFLVLVNGKPVLTDAQTVLSQLPANSLENIELITSPSAKYDPDGKAGIINIVTKKGANDGFTLTANAQAGLPSTTDYDNKEKPKRFGGDVTLNFRKDKWDISVGGNYLRNDNAGYREGDVYTKNFTNNTITRFPSNGERSFDKYNYAGRLSAIYAPNKNNSFSVGFFSGKRYQARLADLVYTNSTSDLLTGVPIRSTTYYNSNLQTKEGTFTLGNLDYTHTFADKSSLTASLLYENANLYGNTRNRNLGYPNTTDTIQYVFNPYKNPINGYRFKLDYAVNVGKGKFESGYQFRYDTQDGQFDYFVSPAISQPDANRFRGTAGAKNQIHSVYSQYSGKEDKLEYIGGLRYEYATRRLNLSYDPAVHKLNLSNLFPSLNLLYNINDGLKLKAGYSRRIQRTNNYELNPIPEREHSETLEQGDPDLKPSFIDLVELGLTRNFKKGSFFSTLYYQNIKNPIQRVNSVYADTILNRVFTNAEKARSFGLELGANLQPVKWWSLYLGGNVYNYKVSGDLNVLGSSSVINNANWVFSINANTSFKLSKTWSVQGNVNYLSKRPTAQGEDSKFLVPNTAVKKTFMDGRFSATLQWQNMDLGMNQSNRQRITTFGKDFYTTTNYIYETDVFLLNFSFNLNKLTGKAKLPTSEFGDKEF
- a CDS encoding COG1470 family protein; its protein translation is MSVQLLPKPLRKGLFRTFLLLTFFAATKPLHAQNHDAPKETSGFTAKLVNIESAVNEPFRFSASLHNGTATQQVYELKSELPIGWQISYRVDGSQVTSVNLASGQTREIAIEITASGNAAVRKYIIPIKAVSSSLTLPLQLEAVVKGSYGASLSTPSGRLSEELTAGSHKDIELELHNTGTLPLSSLSISSQLPTGWEATFSPSQIERLDGGKKVSIKATLKVPDKTIAGDYSATFTLGGNNTNAQAAFRIFVKTSVLSGWIGILIIALAISVVYVLIRKYGRR
- a CDS encoding ABC transporter ATP-binding protein; translated protein: MEPIIDLKNLCKSYGSHVAVDKLNLKISQGEIFGLLGPNGAGKTTSILMMLGLTEPDSGSAIVCGHDATRDPIEVKRKVGYMPDNLGFYPQLTGLENLIYMARLNGLAEKSIVENARRVMELVGLKAASDKPASNYSRGMRQRLGLAEVLIKKPKLIILDEPTLGLDPNGVKEFLELIKSLQQEQGLTVLLSSHHLHHVQQVCDRVGIFVDGKLLATGDLPTLSSELFGSTGVETNIRLTKVPTAIDVIKDKFSTYPEFNSLNSSGANLQFNTTQNIIPKLIRGLIELGADIEAVSQKQYGLDEIYEKYFEKNTNLIPEHESA
- a CDS encoding ABC transporter permease, yielding MKALSESHFWATNKNNSKETYQLSPFKVMVRKEVSDHVRSWRFILLLALVVLTFFASLYISMSNIRAAFTNVNDPDHAFFYLKLLSATDGSMPPFHILMSFLAPLLGITMGFDAINSEQNSGSLTRLLAQPIYRDNILLAKFYSAMLIIATLFISLTLLMIGGGLFLTGVRIEPQELLRILGFAVLTMVYVGFYLSLSIMLSVAFRHAATSALTALGIWLFFTVFYPIVVNLAIRAFLPDAAYLTQSETMAYNELIMNVMRVAPGQLYSDGATTMLMPSIRSLGPMSMEQLSGAIPSPLPLRESLMIVWPQLTGLLAGSIAFFALSYYLFMRREIRS
- a CDS encoding class I SAM-dependent DNA methyltransferase; its protein translation is MKILKAAEAFNKSAKIYQEKFMDVSLYTEAFKVFFDNISANNASILDIACGPGNITKFLLDKKPDYRILGIDLSSKMLKLAKINNPKAQFQLMDCREIDTIRTKFNGITCGFCLPYLTPQEAINLIANVSKLLKPNGVFYLSTMEEDENNKSRYQISSTGDQVYVNYHKEDYLSTALRENNFETLILKRYSSPDKDGLIITDLVLVCKIK